From a single Lolium rigidum isolate FL_2022 chromosome 7, APGP_CSIRO_Lrig_0.1, whole genome shotgun sequence genomic region:
- the LOC124674612 gene encoding soluble inorganic pyrophosphatase, giving the protein MSEEDSPSAAEQGRRPTPKLNERILSSLSRRSVAAHPWHDLEIGPEAPTVFNVVVEITKGSKVKYELDKKTGLIKVDRILYSSVVYPHNYGFVPRTLCEDNDPLDVLVLMQEPVVPGSFLRARAIGLMPMIDQGEKDDKIIAVCADDPEYRHYNDISELSPHRLQEIKRFFEDYKKNENKEVAVDAFLPATTAIEAIQYSMDLYGQYILQSLRQ; this is encoded by the exons ATGAGTGAAGAGGATTCACCGAGCGCCGCTGAGCAGGGGAGGCGCCCCACCCCGAAGCTCAATGAGAGGATCCTGTCATCTCTGTCGAGGAGATCCGTAGCCGCGCATCCATGGCATGATCTGGAGATTG GCCCTGAGGCTCCCACTGTGTTCAATGTT GTTGTTGAGATCACAAAGGGAAGCAAAGTAAAATATGAGCTTGACAAGAAAACTGGGCTGATTAAG GTTGATCGAATCCTATACTCATCAGTCGTATATCCACATAACTATGGTTTCGTTCCAAGGACTCTGTGTGAAGACAATGACCCACTGGATGTTTTGGTCTTGATGCAG GAACCTGTTGTTCCTGGTTCCTTCCTCCGAGCTAGAGCAATTGGCCTTATGCCCATGATTGACCAG GGTGAAAAGGATGACAAGATTATAGCAGTTTGTGCTGATGATCCTGAATACCGTCACTACAATGACATCAGTGAGCTGTCTCCTCACCGCCTCCAGGAGATCAAACGCTTCTTTGAGGACT ACAAGAAAAACGAGAACAAGGAAGTTGCTGTTGACGCATTCTTACCTGCGACCACTGCTATCGAGGCCATTCAGTATTCCAT GGACCTGTATGGGCAATATATTTTGCAAAGCTTAAGGCAGTAG